One Rossellomorea aquimaris DNA window includes the following coding sequences:
- a CDS encoding response regulator transcription factor, translated as MKVLLVEDDRTIAAGLEYSLRQEEYETILCYDAESAKAMINGRLEEIDLCLFDLSLPDGSGYDLCEMVKKRDDKPVIFLTALDDEVNVVMGLDMGADDYITKPFRVRELLSRIRSVLRRYHKQPAQANVWMDIEDIRINTLEGKVYKNGDEVLLTALEYRLLLIFANHVGQVLTRAQLLDRIWDVAGDFVNDNTLTVYIKRLREKLEDQPQRPKIIKTVRGMGYKAGD; from the coding sequence ATGAAAGTGTTGTTGGTAGAGGATGATCGGACGATTGCCGCCGGGTTGGAATATTCGCTGCGTCAGGAGGAATATGAGACGATTCTTTGTTATGATGCTGAATCTGCAAAAGCGATGATTAATGGTCGGTTAGAGGAAATCGATTTATGTTTGTTTGATTTGTCGCTTCCTGATGGGAGCGGCTATGATTTGTGTGAGATGGTGAAGAAGAGGGACGATAAGCCGGTGATCTTTTTGACAGCGCTGGATGACGAAGTGAACGTCGTGATGGGGCTCGATATGGGTGCGGATGATTATATCACGAAGCCGTTCCGGGTCCGAGAGCTGCTATCCCGTATCCGGTCGGTGCTCCGGAGGTATCATAAACAACCGGCACAGGCAAACGTTTGGATGGATATTGAGGATATCCGGATTAACACGTTAGAGGGCAAAGTGTATAAGAATGGCGATGAGGTATTGTTGACCGCTTTGGAGTACCGGCTTCTCCTTATCTTTGCCAATCACGTCGGACAGGTGCTGACGAGGGCCCAGCTCCTTGATCGGATCTGGGATGTGGCTGGTGATTTTGTCAATGACAACACGTTGACCGTTTATATTAAGAGGCTGCGGGAAAAGCTGGAGGACCAGCCACAGCGGCCAAAGATCATCAAGACCGTCCGCGGTATGGGATATAAGGCGGGGGATTGA
- a CDS encoding ABC transporter ATP-binding protein: MNILQIENLSKIYGKGETAVKALDDVSFSVRKGEFVAIIGPSGSGKSTLLHLLGGVDRPTRGKVLIDQTDIYQLDETQLAVFRRRQIGLIYQFYNLIPILTVEENITLPMLLDQHKVDQKQMTDLVSTLGLHERLNHLPNQLSGGQQQRVSIGRALISNPAIILADEPTGNLDSKNSTEIIELLKMFNKTYNQTLIIITHDERIALQADRVIEIADGKVAKDEVIRP, encoded by the coding sequence ATGAATATTTTACAAATTGAAAATCTGTCTAAGATATATGGCAAAGGGGAAACGGCGGTCAAGGCACTTGATGATGTCTCATTCTCTGTAAGAAAAGGGGAATTCGTCGCGATCATTGGTCCTTCGGGATCGGGGAAATCCACCTTGCTTCACCTGCTTGGGGGCGTCGACCGTCCGACAAGAGGGAAAGTGCTGATCGATCAAACCGATATTTATCAATTGGATGAAACCCAGCTGGCCGTTTTCAGAAGAAGGCAAATCGGGTTGATCTATCAGTTCTACAATCTGATCCCGATTTTGACGGTGGAAGAGAACATCACCCTCCCCATGTTATTGGATCAGCATAAAGTGGATCAAAAGCAGATGACGGATCTAGTATCGACATTGGGCCTTCATGAAAGGCTGAACCATTTGCCGAATCAATTATCCGGCGGACAACAGCAGCGTGTATCGATCGGGAGAGCGCTGATCAGTAATCCCGCCATCATTCTCGCGGACGAGCCGACAGGAAATCTCGACAGCAAGAACTCTACGGAAATCATCGAGCTGTTAAAAATGTTCAACAAAACCTATAACCAGACATTGATCATCATCACCCATGATGAGCGGATTGCACTGCAGGCAGATCGTGTGATCGAGATCGCAGATGGAAAGGTCGCTAAGGATGAGGTGATCCGTCCGTGA
- a CDS encoding HAMP domain-containing sensor histidine kinase — MWRNREVQWFFIILLSISLATFVLAGFLFSIRVALFVLVTSGLLAGCSFIFTRWRYREIEKLSGYLRKISSGDDSLDVRDNQEGELSILKNDIYKVTLMLSEHRSFLEKDKLTLTNALSDISHQLKTPLTSMMMMADLLSDSTLEESKRAEFTQHIRVQLERIEWLVSSLLKLSKIDAGTISFKKDNVVVRDLIQSAVQPVLIPMDIKEQTLNVSGDESVTFIGDLRWTTEALINILKNAVEHTGEGGVISISFSENPLYTEITIADNGDGIPKEDLPYIFRRFYKGKNASDDSVGIGLAMAYSIITGQRGDLEVRSEKGNGTVFSIKFYK, encoded by the coding sequence ATGTGGCGGAATCGGGAAGTTCAATGGTTTTTTATCATACTTTTATCCATCAGTCTTGCGACATTCGTATTGGCAGGCTTTCTATTTTCGATTCGGGTTGCATTGTTTGTGCTGGTCACATCCGGATTGCTCGCGGGATGCAGCTTTATCTTTACAAGGTGGCGGTACCGGGAAATTGAAAAGCTTTCGGGTTACTTGAGAAAAATCAGCAGCGGGGATGACAGCCTCGATGTCCGGGATAATCAAGAAGGTGAGCTCAGCATATTAAAGAATGACATCTATAAGGTGACCTTGATGCTGTCTGAGCATCGTTCATTTTTAGAGAAGGACAAACTCACTTTGACCAACGCCCTTTCTGACATCTCCCATCAGTTGAAGACACCTTTGACTTCGATGATGATGATGGCCGATCTATTAAGTGACAGCACATTGGAGGAATCCAAGCGTGCCGAATTCACTCAACATATCCGGGTGCAATTGGAGAGGATCGAGTGGCTTGTTTCTTCGCTTTTGAAATTATCCAAGATCGATGCGGGAACCATTTCGTTTAAGAAAGACAATGTGGTCGTCCGGGATCTGATTCAGAGTGCGGTGCAGCCTGTCTTGATTCCAATGGATATTAAAGAGCAGACATTGAACGTGAGCGGGGACGAATCGGTCACGTTCATCGGTGATCTTCGCTGGACGACCGAGGCCCTCATCAATATTCTGAAAAATGCTGTGGAGCACACGGGAGAAGGAGGGGTGATCTCCATTTCATTTTCGGAGAATCCGCTCTACACCGAAATTACCATTGCGGATAATGGAGACGGGATTCCAAAAGAAGATCTTCCATACATATTCAGGCGTTTTTACAAAGGCAAGAATGCAAGCGACGACAGTGTTGGAATCGGTCTGGCGATGGCTTACAGCATCATCACCGGTCAGCGGGGGGATCTTGAGGTCCGAAGTGAAAAAGGAAATGGAACCGTGTTTTCGATTAAATTTTATAAATAG
- the katG gene encoding catalase/peroxidase HPI — protein MENNNRPDQKDHSAAAGQCPVNHHKDSAITTTTAPGGTTNKDWWPNMLNLNILRQHDTKSNPMGEDFNYKEEFSKLDYDALKQDLHNLMTDSQDWWPADYGHYGPFFIRMSWHAAGTYRETDGRGGGSSGSQRFAPLNSWPDNVNLDKARRLLWPIKQKYGNKISWADLLVLTGNVALESMGLKTFGFGAGREDIWHPEEDVYWGNEKEWLADNRYSGDRELENPLAAVQMGLIYVNPEGPNGEPDPLGSARDIRDTFGRMGMNDYETVALVAGGHTFGKAHGAGDADLVGDDPEAADLETQGFGWLSSHGSGKGRDTISSGVDGAWTTNPTKWDNGYFDLLFGYEWEKTKSAAGASQWAPVGMKEEHMAPDAEDPSIKVKTMMTTADMALRMDPDYEKISRRFHENPEEFADAFSRAWFKLLHRDMGPKARYWGPEVPDEELIWQDPVPSVDYDLSDSEVASLKEKILDTGLTVSELVKTAWASASTYRGSDMRGGANGARIRLAPQKDWEVNEPQQLEKVLGVYEDLQSKLDKKVSLADLIVLGGNAAIEKAASDAGFEVTVPFSPGRGDATAEQTDAENFGVLEPVSDGFRNYQKQEYAVSPEEMLVDKSQLLGLTAPEMTVLLGGMRALGANHVGTDHGVFTDRVGALTNDFFVNLLDMGIEWKPAGFNQYEGRDRKTGEVVRTASRFDLVFGSNSVLRALAEVYAQDDNKEKFVRDFVAAWVKVMDADRFDLR, from the coding sequence ATGGAAAACAATAATCGCCCAGACCAAAAGGATCACTCAGCAGCTGCAGGGCAGTGCCCTGTCAATCACCACAAGGATAGTGCCATCACGACGACGACGGCTCCAGGAGGTACGACGAATAAAGACTGGTGGCCGAACATGTTGAATTTGAACATCCTTCGCCAACATGACACGAAATCAAACCCAATGGGGGAAGACTTCAATTATAAGGAAGAATTCTCGAAGCTTGATTACGATGCATTGAAGCAAGATCTTCACAATCTTATGACAGACAGCCAGGACTGGTGGCCTGCCGATTATGGTCACTACGGTCCATTCTTCATCCGGATGTCTTGGCACGCTGCAGGTACATACCGTGAAACGGACGGACGCGGAGGCGGTTCATCAGGTTCACAACGCTTTGCCCCGCTTAATAGCTGGCCGGATAACGTCAACCTTGATAAAGCCCGCCGTCTGTTATGGCCGATCAAACAAAAGTATGGGAATAAGATTTCATGGGCGGACCTGCTTGTGTTAACAGGTAATGTTGCACTTGAATCCATGGGCTTGAAGACATTCGGATTCGGTGCAGGACGCGAAGACATTTGGCATCCGGAGGAAGACGTATATTGGGGGAATGAGAAGGAGTGGCTTGCTGACAACCGCTATTCAGGCGACCGTGAGCTTGAAAATCCACTCGCTGCCGTACAGATGGGGCTGATCTACGTGAATCCTGAAGGACCGAACGGAGAACCCGATCCACTGGGAAGTGCCCGTGATATCCGCGATACATTCGGACGCATGGGGATGAACGACTATGAAACTGTTGCCCTTGTGGCAGGCGGTCACACATTCGGGAAGGCCCATGGAGCAGGTGACGCCGACCTTGTAGGTGATGATCCGGAAGCGGCGGATCTTGAGACTCAAGGATTCGGCTGGCTCAGCTCACACGGAAGCGGAAAAGGCCGCGACACGATTTCAAGCGGTGTCGATGGTGCCTGGACGACAAACCCGACCAAATGGGACAACGGCTACTTCGATCTTCTATTCGGCTATGAGTGGGAGAAAACGAAGAGTGCGGCAGGCGCATCCCAATGGGCACCGGTCGGCATGAAGGAAGAACATATGGCGCCGGACGCCGAAGATCCATCGATCAAAGTGAAGACGATGATGACGACCGCTGATATGGCGTTGCGCATGGATCCTGACTATGAAAAGATTTCCCGTCGTTTCCACGAGAATCCGGAAGAGTTTGCCGATGCCTTCTCCCGTGCCTGGTTCAAACTCCTTCACCGCGACATGGGTCCGAAAGCAAGATACTGGGGTCCAGAGGTTCCCGATGAAGAGTTGATCTGGCAGGATCCTGTTCCTTCGGTGGATTATGATCTATCTGATAGTGAAGTGGCCTCGTTGAAGGAGAAAATCCTGGACACAGGCTTAACCGTAAGCGAACTGGTGAAAACCGCTTGGGCTTCAGCAAGCACATACCGAGGTTCCGACATGCGCGGAGGCGCGAACGGTGCACGCATCCGCCTCGCTCCTCAGAAAGATTGGGAAGTGAACGAACCACAGCAGCTTGAGAAAGTCCTTGGAGTCTACGAAGACCTTCAAAGCAAACTTGATAAAAAAGTCAGCCTCGCTGATTTGATTGTTTTAGGAGGAAACGCAGCCATCGAGAAAGCCGCTAGTGACGCCGGCTTCGAGGTAACCGTTCCATTCTCTCCTGGACGCGGTGATGCAACGGCCGAGCAGACCGACGCTGAAAACTTCGGCGTACTGGAGCCCGTGTCAGACGGATTCCGTAACTACCAGAAGCAGGAATACGCTGTCAGCCCGGAAGAAATGCTCGTGGATAAATCACAATTATTAGGACTGACTGCTCCTGAAATGACGGTCCTTCTTGGCGGCATGCGTGCCCTCGGCGCCAACCACGTTGGTACGGATCACGGTGTATTCACAGACCGCGTCGGTGCGTTGACCAACGACTTCTTCGTGAACCTGCTGGATATGGGCATCGAGTGGAAACCGGCAGGCTTCAATCAGTATGAGGGCCGCGACCGTAAGACGGGTGAAGTGGTGAGAACGGCTTCACGCTTTGACCTGGTGTTCGGTTCGAACTCAGTGCTTCGTGCTTTAGCAGAAGTGTACGCCCAGGATGACAATAAAGAGAAATTTGTCCGTGACTTTGTTGCCGCTTGGGTGAAAGTGATGGATGCGGATCGGTTTGATTTGAGATAA